From Peptococcaceae bacterium, the proteins below share one genomic window:
- a CDS encoding phosphoribosyltransferase family protein: MFRNRNQAGLLLASEVAGLNLEKPVVIGIPRGGVEVAAPIAKKLGAPLYVILPRKIGAPHNPEFAVGALAPDHTAVFDEETLDLLGLTPAALQPVIEKEKEEIKKRLELYGRWGVIPDLAGCDVILVDDGIATGQTVKAALSSLQKKTDNPLILAVPVLPEDAVPIFTALAGRLVFLEAPRYFRAVGQFYEDFSDLPHETLISLLEETNSKTQKSRSGL; encoded by the coding sequence TTGTTTAGAAACAGAAATCAGGCCGGCCTGCTCCTGGCCTCCGAAGTCGCCGGGTTAAACCTGGAAAAACCCGTCGTTATAGGTATCCCGCGGGGAGGGGTGGAAGTGGCCGCTCCAATTGCGAAAAAACTCGGAGCACCACTTTATGTGATCCTGCCCAGGAAAATCGGGGCGCCGCATAATCCCGAGTTTGCCGTGGGCGCCCTGGCCCCGGACCATACGGCGGTCTTCGACGAGGAAACCCTGGATTTACTTGGCCTGACCCCGGCCGCTTTACAACCTGTAATTGAAAAAGAGAAGGAAGAGATCAAAAAAAGGCTCGAACTTTACGGGCGGTGGGGAGTCATTCCTGACCTGGCGGGATGCGACGTTATCCTGGTGGATGACGGCATCGCCACCGGGCAGACCGTTAAAGCCGCGCTTTCCTCTTTGCAAAAGAAAACGGACAACCCGCTCATTCTTGCCGTCCCGGTATTGCCTGAAGATGCGGTTCCCATTTTTACGGCCCTGGCCGGCAGGCTGGTCTTCCTTGAAGCTCCCCGTTATTTCCGGGCTGTGGGGCAGTTTTACGAAGACTTCTCTGACCTGCCTCATGAGACCTTGATCTCGCTGCTCGAAGAAACGAACAGCAAAACGCAAAAAAGCCGTTCGGGTTTATAG